The nucleotide sequence CAAGTTGGCTCCAGGACCTCTAAAACTTGCTCACTTCTGCCTGAATCGCCTGGAGTCTCTTATAGGGGTAAATGGAAAAGTCAAACATCTTGAAGTCCCCATCTTGAGATGCTCGACCAAGCAAAAGACTGTTGGGTGTGAGGTAATGAATGCAACCTTCCCGACTCTGTACTCTGGCATCAATCGGGCGCTCATTTGCAAGGTTAGCTGCCACATGAAGAGCTGTCTGGAACTCACTGTAACTTAGCCCGGAGTCCCTTCCAAGACTCTGGAGCGCTCTCTTCACAATGCGCACAGCAGCCTCAGCAGCTCCATTCCTATGTGGGGAATCAGCTGGATTAACTTTCCACATCCACTCTGTTCCATTCTTTGCCGCAGTCTCCTCCAAGACGAACTTGTTCTGACTTTCCAAGAATCTGTAAAGTTCCTTCAAGACAGGCTTTGCTCCTATGAAATTGGTGCCTGGGTCTGACCAGATCTTTCTTGGATGTCCTCTAATTGCTGTAAATCTCTGGTAAGCCATCAAGAAGCCTTCAGTCGACAAGGAGTTTACTAACTCCGTGTGAATCGCCCTGCTGGCCATACAACAGAATACAACCCCCCAAACCTTTATCATGACTCTTTTCTTGACGTCATCCTTTACTTGGTAGGGTCCAAAGAGATCCACTGTTGTGAACTCAAAAGGTAAAGCAGGTTGAGTTCTTTCCGGAGGTAAGTCGCCCATTATTTGCCGGCAACTCTGTGCTTTTGCTTTCCGGCAAACCACACAACCATCAACAACCTTTTGAGCAATCCTTCTCCCTCTTATGACCCAcgctttcttcctcattctgagcAGGGTCCCAGCAACTCCCTCATGACTCTCATTGTGGGCCTCCCGGGCTAACAGTGTAGACACCCAAGCATCATAAGCCAAGATGGGAACACTAATCTGGTCTTTCTTAAAAGCTTGCACTCGGCCACCACAAACAAAGAGCCCAGAGCTTGGGTCTTTGTATACTACCAGTCTATCTGTAGTAGTGTTTGGAAAGACTGCGCTGTCTTGTGCTGCAAGGAAGATGTCTCTTAGGGCATCTTCACGTTCCTTCACTGAAATTACTCCTGCCAACGGgactgcctcccactttgggtCATTAGCAGCTGGATTTCCCCCAAGAAACTTTCTAGCTGCTCTCCAAGTCCAAGCAACTGATCTTACCAATCGGGTTAGGTCACTGGACCTCTTGACATCTACAAGGTTCTTGATGACTGACCCTGCAGGTGGTCTTCGCTGCTCTCCCTGGGCCTCAGCCCGACTTTGCTTTTCTTCTTGCCCTCTTACCTCGGCCCTTGTCAAGGCAGCGACAAATGCCTTTCTTTGCAGCTTATTGACGTTTTCTTTGGCAGTGACGGCTAACTCTTTCGCTGACCTAACTGGCCACTCGCTCACAGGCAAACTCAAGAACTTTGGACCATTTTGCCATTCTGAGTCTTCATCTAGATCTCTGGGACTGGCTCCTCTTGTGACTACATCCGCAATGTTCTGAGGGCCAGGGATCCACCACCAATCTTGAGTCCTTGTGCTGCTCTGTATTTCTCCAATCCTATTTGCGAAAAAGGTCTGATAACCATAGCTCTCCCTCTGTATTGCCCCAATGACGGTTTGGCTGTCGACAAAGTGATACCACCTCTCAACCTGAATCCGGCTTTGCGCCTCAAAGTATTTCTTTAGGCGTGAGGCAAACACTGCCCCACACAGCTCTGCTTTGACAACATCCCCTTTGTGGTCCAATGGCGTTAACTTAGCTTTGGACTCCACCAATCTAATGATTGAGCCCTGATCTGAATTCCACCTTAAGTACAACACTGCCCCATAGGTTTGCTCACTTCCATCGGAGAAAGTAATAGCCCAGGGTTCTTCGGTGAAGCATGGGGGAGTTAGCGCCCTGGCAAATGTGACTTTGCTGAGCTGGGCATACTCCTCAAAAAGCCTAATGGCGTCCTCCCTCAGGGCATCTGAGAGCGCCATGTCCCAAGTGTCCTTGACCAAACAGCTTTCAACTTTTGTCTCTTGGAATGCTCTGCGAACTAAGATTGCTCCTTTTTGCTTTGCAGGAGTGACCAAACCGACTGGATCATACAACCCTGACACTTGACTGAGAAGCTCTCTTCGTGTCAGCGGGTTTGGCGTGTGGGTCTTAATCTGCTCCTGGACAAGGTCTTGGCCAACTCgcatctttttcttcttcttggagAAGTTGATTGCTACCATGACATGAAGCTTGTCTTCTTCCACTGTATAACCCAGACCAAGAGCTTTGTTTTCTTCGTCACGCATTTGGTTTGGTAGGACTATGGTTTTCATCCTTGTCTTCTCACCCTTGTCATCGCGCTTCCTCCTCCCACTTTGCCCAAATAAGACCCAAGGCTTCAGCTCAAATCCTCCAGCCTTTAGAATTCGCCCAATGTTCTCTGTAATGACTTCTAGTTGGTTCATGTCATTGTGAGAGGTAAGGATGTCATCGACATAACTGTCTTGCTGGAGTACCTGACGTTCCTCCTTGAGGTGGGAAAAGGTAGAAAGGCTGGCAGTTTCACGCATTGCCAGCTGTGCAATGCATCCTGCCGGTTTATCTCCAATATTCACCCTTGTGATTGCATATTCCTCTAGCTCGTCATCCTCAGAGTCCCGCCAGAGGAATCTATGCAGGTTCATCTCTCTGTCCTCCAACCAAACTGAATTGTACATCTTTTTTATGTCACCAAGGGCGCCATACACTCCGCCTCTGAATCTGAGGAGAGCTGCCCGAATCTGGTTGAGGACATCTGGACCCTTTATTAGCAGGTCGTTCAAGCTCACACCTCTAAACCTCTGGCTGCTATTCCAGACAAGCCTCACTGGAGTTGTAACAGAGTGAGGATTCGGAGCAATGAGGTGACTCACGTACCACACTGGCCCATCCCAGTTACTGATCATGCCCTTGGACAACTTGACTGCAGCCCCACGCTCCACCATGTCATGCACCTGAGCGGCATAAGCGGCTTTCCATTCAGGCTCCTTGGCCAACTGCTTCTCTGTCCGGAGGAATGTGCTCTCAACTCCTCTTTTGTTGTCTGGTAAGGACGCTGGATCTTCAACCCAGGGGTACTTGGCATGCCAGTGTGGTTCCTCGCTGTGACCATCACCTGTGACATAGGTGAGCCCTTCTCTTATTATTTCAAGCTCTCTTTCCTCAGCCAGTGTCATTTCTTTCCCACCTGGCTGGCAATTTCCACAACGGCAACCCCCACACTTTGGCTCACATGCAGCACCAATACTATCCCACTTCCACCACTCTAAAAATTCTCGACTGGTGGTTGAGGTGCTTGACCTCTGAAACTTAGCCGGAACATGCTTCCCTTTTGAAGACTGGTCTGAGGCTTCGCCAATGAGCTCCTCATACTTGACAGCTGCTGCTCTCATTGACCTGGCAAAGTGTGTCTTGGACATGTGGGCAGAGACAGTAAGCTCCTCAAACAGCTCAGGGTGAGTTCCCCCAACTGTCTTTCCAAGTGGCCCATCCCATAACACAAGGTCACCAATGACTCTGCTCCTCTGAGGCGCTAGCCGACCTTCTTTATGACTTATGAGCAGATGAATGTCTTTCGGTCTTACAAGATCGTCGAGTGGTATATCCGGAAAGAACCTTTGTAGCTGACTCGGTGTGACATGTTTGTGGACTTCTGCTATGCTGTCGAGTCCATAGCAGACCAGTTGGTGTGACCTAAGTGTGCCTCTAGGCGTTCTGACTCGGATCTTTAAAAgatagtaagtaagtaagtaaagtttatttattaagcgcttttcatagacaggtagtcacaaagcgctgcacacagagattaaaataaacagtacaataaatagcaaaatgcacaatatacacaatatataatttaaatgtaaattaaaaaatataaaaatgtaaaaagcattGGTCAACAGAAAGCTTGTTTAAACAgtaaagtttttaactgttttttaaaggattccACAGAGTCAACCAAACGTAGTTGTAGAGGTagactgttccacagccttggcGCCACAGCctgaaaggctctgtccccttttgtcttcagacGTGTTCTGGGAGCAACCAACAAACTCTGAGTCTGTGAGCGGAGACGGCGAGCAGTAGTGTATTTTGTGAgaagcttggataaataatctggggcttggccatttagtgctctgtatgttaaaacaataattttaaaacGAATTCTAAAATCtattgggagccaatgtaaagaaCATAAAATAGGAGTGATGTGAGCTCGCTTGCTAGAGCGAGTTAGCAGTCTGGCTGCTGCGTTTTGTATAGCTTGGAGGCGAGAAAGAGATGATTTATCCAAGCTGGTAAAcagggaattacaataatctaaacgCGATGACACAAATGCGTGGACAATTTTTTCCAGTTCAGCTAAGGAGACCATATGTCGCAGTTTGGAAATATtcctt is from Oreochromis niloticus isolate F11D_XX linkage group LG20, O_niloticus_UMD_NMBU, whole genome shotgun sequence and encodes:
- the LOC109196067 gene encoding uncharacterized protein LOC109196067, which produces MSKTHFARSMRAAAVKYEELIGEASDQSSKGKHVPAKFQRSSTSTTSREFLEWWKWDSIGAACEPKCGGCRCGNCQPGGKEMTLAEERELEIIREGLTYVTGDGHSEEPHWHAKYPWVEDPASLPDNKRGVESTFLRTEKQLAKEPEWKAAYAAQVHDMVERGAAVKLSKGMISNWDGPVWYVSHLIAPNPHSVTTPVRLVWNSSQRFRGVSLNDLLIKGPDVLNQIRAALLRFRGGVYGALGDIKKMYNSVWLEDREMNLHRFLWRDSEDDELEEYAITRVNIGDKPAGCIAQLAMRETASLSTFSHLKEERQVLQQDSYVDDILTSHNDMNQLEVITENIGRILKAGGFELKPWVLFGQSGRRKRDDKGEKTRMKTIVLPNQMRDEENKALGLGYTVEEDKLHVMVAINFSKKKKKMRVGQDLVQEQIKTHTPNPLTRRELLSQVSGLYDPVGLVTPAKQKGAILVRRAFQETKVESCLVKDTWDMALSDALREDAIRLFEEYAQLSKVTFARALTPPCFTEEPWAITFSDGSEQTYGAVLYLRWNSDQGSIIRLVESKAKLTPLDHKGDVVKAELCGAVFASRLKKYFEAQSRIQVERWYHFVDSQTVIGAIQRESYGYQTFFANRIGEIQSSTRTQDWWWIPGPQNIADVVTRGASPRDLDEDSEWQNGPKFLSLPVSEWPVRSAKELAVTAKENVNKLQRKAFVAALTRAEVRGQEEKQSRAEAQGEQRRPPAGSVIKNLVDVKRSSDLTRLVRSVAWTWRAARKFLGGNPAANDPKWEAVPLAGVISVKEREDALRDIFLAAQDSAVFPNTTTDRLVVYKDPSSGLFVCGGRVQAFKKDQISVPILAYDAWVSTLLAREAHNESHEGVAGTLLRMRKKAWVIRGRRIAQKVVDGCVVCRKAKAQSCRQIMGDLPPERTQPALPFEFTTVDLFGPYQVKDDVKKRVMIKVWGVVFCCMASRAIHTELVNSLSTEGFLMAYQRFTAIRGHPRKIWSDPGTNFIGAKPVLKELYRFLESQNKFVLEETAAKNGTEWMWKVNPADSPHRNGAAEAAVRIVKRALQSLGRDSGLSYSEFQTALHVAANLANERPIDARVQSREGCIHYLTPNSLLLGRASQDGDFKMFDFSIYPYKRLQAIQAEVSKF